In Paroedura picta isolate Pp20150507F chromosome 1, Ppicta_v3.0, whole genome shotgun sequence, the following are encoded in one genomic region:
- the LOC143842845 gene encoding uncharacterized protein LOC143842845: MIRCTLHLPPPFCSATSESNMESSSQASSVPATGRGPTWRDAEIRDLIGIFSEEKIQDAFQSSHRNREVFEQVAIKMRALGHNRTGLECRSKTKTMRAEYMRAVNHNKGSGNEKVTCPYFEEQRQLYGDGEGSGRPKRVGRSLKVVRKPAAPVEEPPAEEDPGEGTSSSFRPPPPVQQRAAESVTLDLIAIVPGEPEEAPEQTPLASETQLPGTGPLESPAAPDVDSDSGASTNIDFIPGTQEEEQPGLLGPPARRRRIQIQDEVLSDEEEEPPLAPGSPPPRGALPAEERLTRERGRLRRVSVLTSVGERLLEHCYEESRRAAAADQAMLTLIAQEGRKLRAVLRETNQILREGVEEVRLIRRLMERAVVVMERAYPPQIAPAPPPPPPPPPTPTPPLPAPTPPTPSQNASTQTRRRTILGKRKIKPADKYSPS; encoded by the exons atgatccgttgcaccctgcaccttccaccaccattttgctcagctaccagcgaaagcaacatggaatcgtcttctcaagcctcgtccgtccctgcaaccggccgtggcccaacttggagggacgcggagatcagggacctgatcgggattttctcggaggagaaaatccaggacgcgttccagtcctcccacaggaatagggaggtattcgaacaagtggccattaagatgcgcgccctgggccacaacaggaccggccttgaatgccggtcgaagaccaagacaatgagggcagagtatatgcgtgccgtgaaccataataagggttccggcaacgagaaggttacctgcccctacttcgaggagcagcgccagctgtacggagacggggaaggatccggcaggccgaagcgcgtcggccggagccttaaggtggttcggaagccggctgccccggtcgaggaaccacccgctgaggaggatcccggcgagggcacctcgtccagctttcgccctccaccccccgtccagcaacgagccgcggaatcggtaacgctggacctcatcgccatcgttcctggggagccagaggaggctcctgagcaaacgccccttgcctccg agacacagttgccagggacggggcccctcgagtctccagcagcacctgacgtggatagtgattcgggggcatcaactaacattg atttcatacccggaacacaggaggaggaacagcctgggttgcttggacctcctgcacggcgcaggcggatacagattcaagatg aggttctttcagatgaggaggaggaaccacccctggctccaggcagcccaccacctagaggtgcgctcccagcagaggagaggcttacgagggaacgcggcaggctgaggcgcgtctccgtcttgacaagcgtgggagagaggctccttgagcactgctatgaggagtcacggcgtgccgctgccgctgaccaagccatgctcacactcattgcccaggaggggagaaaattgagggcagtccttagagagacaaaccaaatcctacgcgaaggcgtggaggaggtgcgactgataaggagactcatggagagggctgtagtggtcatggaaagggcctaccctccacaaatcgcccccgcccccccaccaccacccccaccaccacccacaccaacaccaccacttccagcacccaccccaccgactccctctcagaatgcctccacccaaacacgaag